ataataaatttataaataattatatatttttattgaattgtttcTTAGAATGGTAAGTGTTAATGTTTATATGAAGTTCAagaaataaaatgtaattttttaaattatagcaGGAAAGTgaaaagaggtttttttttgtaattatttcaaaaatcaaatgaaaaatacaatgtTGCTCATCTATAACAGAAGGATcgggataaaaatacattacaagaaaagaactatatatatatataaaaaaaaaaaaatctaagtataTAAAATCACTATAAGGCAAgctcatttttaatataaaaagaaagaatcttGTAATCTTGGGccattttaaaaagaatgaaatctaAGATATTCAATCAATCAGatatttgattttctaaataaatcatGTACAAAAGCCAATCTAAAAATCAATTGCCACTTTAAAGTCTGAACACTTTTAACATAACAATTGCTATCAtatatgcaatgtcaagacTTATAAACCCGTAGTGcattaacatcttttttttttgtttagattcTTATTTAAAACAACGGGATAGGTAATAGATTAAATACTGAGCTCAAGTAATATGGATTTGGTAAATTATCAGAACTAGTATTTTTAGGATTAGTTAAGTATTAAGTCTAAATATATGTGTTGATGAACTGTCAATCCAACATCTTTAAGTTTAAACAAGTTCTAAACTCAcatgcatataaaaataattttttttaataagtaatATATATTTCTCCTCTAATGAGTtagagatggttttttttttttttttacatataagaTATTTGAAttctatcatataaataaaaaaagagatcttTCTGTCCTCACATGGAAATTAAAGGGCAAAGAGGATGGCTATAAAGAcctataaaattctaaaaaaaaaaaaagagttttcaaTATTCATTCTCCatgtcatatttatttttagagttttttaaaaatattattgtatttttttagaaaaatatttatttaaatattgaagagtccctgaaaatcataaaaaaaaaaaaaaatctttttacaaataTCAATCAACACCTATTAATTATGTTggcaggaaaaataaattaaattactaaaataaaagattgaatAATATATAACTTGGATTTTTTGAGACATCTGAAACCACTAAATCAATAGCCAGAAATGCATGGGAATAAACCTCCATAGACTTGTCAATAGATCATGTAATGATACATTATCAATTAGTTAACAAAGCTATAAATCTCATCAAAATAAAGGTAATATAAGGGCAGGTCGGTTCATTTGATCTGCATATGACAAGCATTAATCACCTGCATCTAATCACACAGCTGAGCTGACATACATCACCGAATAAAGTTAAGCTTGTGCTCAAATGAgtagaaaataaaactaaataaaaacacgtgaaaaataaaacaagagggCCGAGTCCAACTGGTTACTGATAAAAAAGATGAGATAAATGGGCTGGGCTTGGGCCTCCTTATTGTACATGGACACCAGTATATACGGAGATAAAAATACGTGTTCAGGGCggataaattaaatgaaagccAATATTAtacccttctttttcttttttcttttttcttttttcaatacaCATCACATGAGGTGGGAAGATTGAGATGCTATGTTATGTTGAGACTTGAAAGAGAAGCAGGGGGGAGACATAAAGTGAGGGAATAGAGACAGGTAAAGCAGATAGACACGTGACAAGTTAATTAACTAAGAGACAAAATTATACTGACTTAGTTACAcactctattattattttaattaccataTCTGAGAtttcttaatatattaaatgaggATATATATCCAATTATTAAAAGCCATTATGTTATGACGAAAtccacattaaaataataaaaacattaaaaatatattaatttaaagcaataaaaaaataaaaaaaaataacatagaaagaatttaaaactatttataattattgGTACGGCGCTTTTATGGTATATTATTAATTGTAAGCGTAGGATTAGGAAATCCAACTCCGGATCTTCAAAGTCAAGTTTAAATTAATGAACTAATAAGTCTCCGTTGGATGTTATGTAAAGtaatgataaatttatatttgtatgcatgcatgtatgtgGAGAGGAGATGGAGGGTCAAGTCAACACTCAACAGGAATGGAATTATGGAGAGGGGGGGAGCATCTCTTGTTATGCataaaattctataaataatCCTCGTCTCCCACTTCTGTGCTCTTCACCCTTactatattttcttattaacgGGGAGAGACGAGAAGAATTCCTTAAGTCTGTCTGTGTGgtgagagagagtgtgtgtgtgtgttgggtACAGGTTAGGTTTGTTTGGCAGGTGAGGGGTAGTGGCATCGTCGGTCGGTCGGTCGATCATTATCATTTCTCATTACCTGtggctcctcctcctcctcctcctcctcttcttcacATCACCAGATCAGTTCAGATCAGGTCAGGTCATTTgccctttcctttctttctacTGAATATTGATTCTCAATCACTGCCCCTTTTAATTAcgtcatttttctttctttcttttaatcttaGTTTTGGAGCTCagatctgttctttttctctcttcttagaAGAATTTCTTTTTAGAATCTTTGGAGCATGAATCActcattatataatattataatagcCTTGGACTCATGACAGACACCATATTCAGTGTCTGTTATAACTATGGATATGATTGTTGGAATTTGAATTCTTGTCGGAATCGTCTTtccttttcccttcttttcgTTTCATCAAAGACACAGtagattttctttcctttacagTACATTACTGAATAAAAAGGTGGGAATTTggacaagaaaacaaaagggagaACCTCTTCTTTCGAGCAATACTTGAGTTCCGTCTCGGATGAGCTTGACCCCATTCTTCTGGTGGCTTTGCAGATTTCTTTGAAGCTGCCAATGGATGTCTTTGGTAAATCCATCCTGTCTGCTCCTGCCAATGTTGTTTATCTCTCCACTATTCTTGGCCTCGATGGCCCAATTCCTGTCCACAAATGTGACTGCAAGTGTCAGAATGAACATGTCCTTGCCAACATGTACCGCTGCAGCCTCACTGGTCTCACTCACATCTGTGACAAGAACTGTAACCAGAGAATTTTGTATGACAACCATTCCTCCCTTTGTCGCGCAAGCGGCCGGATTTTCCCCCTTTCCCCAGCCGAGGACCAGGCTGTCAGAGGAGTTCGCAGGAAGCTCGATGATGACAATAGTAATGCTCCCACGGATAGCTGTTCTTTCAAGCGCAGGCGCAATGCACAGTTTCATCCTTCTCCTTTCGAGAGATCTTTCTCTGCTGCCAGTCCAATCTGCAGCCAAGTCGGAGATGGCATGGATATGAGCTAGATATAATCTATCGTATAGCTGAAATAACCCTTTCTCTTTTAATTCGTGATGTTTATTTGAAGTTTCTCCTTTTCATGTTTCACGGAACGGATACGGATGTCTTTGAACTTAATGTGGGTACTACAATGGTGGACCATCAGTGTCCTCCTCTATGGAGgaacttaatatttatttttcatatgtaaTGCAATGTAGCGGTTCCAATAGCATAGCTTGACTTTCGATAGGAGATCTTGAACTTGCTCCATTCACTCACGTATGAAGCTAGAgtttaattcattttcattcaaGCTCTCCTATTCCTTTTGAATTCAAACTAACTTCTGGTGCTTTCAGGTCTTTTGCAAGACTTTATATCTATAGGGTAGTATCAACTTTTAGCGTTTTGATTTACTTCTTTATGCAATTATTTTGTGTCTACCGTGTTTTGATCTGCTTTTTGTGGATGTGCTTATTGTGTGCATTTTAAGTTTTGGAAACACAAATTCGTTGAGATACGTTTAATACTAGCTGACTTCATTACGTTTGTGTTGAGTGTACTAACCTTCATAAATCTGTGTTTGCGTAAGTTTATGAAACAGATTTATCTGCTATTTTTTGCACTTCATGATTTTGGGTGGTGGTTGTATTTGGGTGCTGCTGGTTATGCAGCATAGTTTTTATCAGGGCTTTTCTGCAGTGTTCTGTGCTCAAACTTACCTGCTGCTATGCTTTATTTTGTCTGGTTTATTGCAGGTTGAAGACCAATATTGCGTTGATTCCTtgcttttatttgttgttgtttactCAATCTTGCTTTCATAATTAGATTTGTTGTATGGTTTCCTGAAGTAACTTTTAATTTTGCAGGGATTGGAGTGTATACAATTCAGGAGACCTTAAATATACTTCTCTGTTATCAGTaatgaattattgtttttgagAATTTTGTTGATAATGTAAAGCTCAAAGagtttattttatcttgtacaGGTGTGGTGATCGATGTGGCATGGAACTGCTGCTGATGGATTGAGAAGATAGTGCATTTACCTGCAGTTCACTTCTTGTCGTTGAAGGTCTGAATCCCAGACTAATCTTGACTgctggtttattttttaacttatcaTTGTCTCTGCTTTATGATACACGTATTTCAAGATCTAATTTCCTGCTTATCAAATGATGTTGGGCTGTcgtattgatgttttttttagagcCTACCTTATTGTCTGTTTCAGTTGATTGCCTTACCTTACATACCTGCTTTGTGTATGAATGTGGCAGATGGAACCTGATTTGTTGGAGTTACTATTGGATCGTGAATTGCAGAGGCAAAAGGAAGTTCCTTATTTTTATGGCGAGCTTGACCCCCTGAAGAGCAGAGCAGCTGCATCTAAGCTGTTAGAATTGCTGGCTTCAACCTCTGGAATCTGTTAAGGCCAAGCAAAGCTCGTCTTCAGCTTTGGAATCAATAGAGTCCACACAGCATTACGCCTATCTTGGTTGCTATTGGTGTAAGAGGGAGATAAGTTTTGTATCTGACCTGCTCTGAAGCTCCTGAGTAAGTACGCTGATATAAATTCTGGTTGATAGCCTCCCCTTTCTGGTCTAAAACTTCCCTGTTCTCCAACATTTCTCCAACCAGCGAAAATTTGATCCCTGTGGATTTAATGTGGGAGTAGATTTAGTTTGTTGGGGTTTATTTTGGATATATGCATTAGCACTTGTATCCTCGTAAtattctaagaaaaaataagaaataatgcTTCTCCCTCGTCGTTTACAGTTTAAACGTTTCTCGGCTTCTTGGCTGTAATTTGTGGTGTACATTCGTCCTTTGATCAAGTATAAACAAGATGATGGTGCTGCGTTTTCTTATCACCATCTGGTATGCTATGTTTCACAGGATGAAAATCTTTTTCAGTGATGAACAAGATGGTTTTAGTATTAAACTTCAAAAGGATTGATCCAATAAAACAGGGAAAATAGGAGAAAAGGACAAGGGTAATCCGCATTGATTGCACAATGAAATGCGCTTAACGAAATCACATGCCCTCAAAACCTGTGGGCGTAGACTGTGGTGGCGATGATTTGAAGGCAAATCCCTCACTTTTATGATATTGATGTCATTTCaacctgttaatttttttaatgtttctttcATTTGGAGAGAAGCAGCTCGgaaccttttctttctttgagggGAGAAAGAGGGGGGACAGGAGC
The sequence above is a segment of the Populus alba unplaced genomic scaffold, ASM523922v2 scaf18, whole genome shotgun sequence genome. Coding sequences within it:
- the LOC118056177 gene encoding uncharacterized protein; the protein is MDVFGKSILSAPANVVYLSTILGLDGPIPVHKCDCKCQNEHVLANMYRCSLTGLTHICDKNCNQRILYDNHSSLCRASGRIFPLSPAEDQAVRGVRRKLDDDNSNAPTDSCSFKRRRNAQFHPSPFERSFSAASPICSQVGDGMDMS